CGAGATGCTGGCGCTGCTCACCATGCAGCGGCTCGTCGGCGAGCTGCAGCCGGGCTTCCTCTCGCGCCAGCTCAAGCCGCTGGCCGACCGGCTGCAGGCGCTGATCGGCGGCGCGGGCCATCCAGCCGGTGAGATCGCCCGGCGGGTGAAGGTGCTGCCGATGGGCGCGCGGCGTGCGGCGCTGGAGCACTTCGAGCGGGTCGCCGGTACGCTGCTCGAGCGGCGGCGCGTGAAGCTGCGCTACCGCAGCCGGGGGCGCGGCGAGGACACCGAGCGCGAGGTGTCGCCGCAGCGGCTGGTGCACTACCGCGACAACTGGTACCTCGACGCCTGGTGCCACCTGCGCGGCGACCTGCGCAGCTTCTCGGTCGACGCCATCCAGGCCGCGACCGTGCTGTCGACGAAGGCCGACGACGTGCCCGAGGCGACGCTGGACGAGGTGCTGGGGTCAGGCTACGGCATCTTCTCCGGGAAGGCGACGAAGGTGGCGAAGCTGCGCTTCAGCGCCGAGCGCGCACGCTGGGTGGCGTGCGAGGTCTGGCATCCGCAGCAGAAGGGTGCGTATCTGGCGGACGGACGCTATGAGCTCGAGCTGCCCTATGCCAGCGAGCTGGAACTGGTGATGGACGTAATGAAGTACGGCGCGGAGTGCGAGGTGGTGGGGCCGGAGGAATT
Above is a window of Rhodocyclaceae bacterium DNA encoding:
- a CDS encoding WYL domain-containing protein produces the protein MDRTERFRTITRLVGRPQGASLQQLRDTLEVSRATINRDLEYLRDRFNAPIDWDRDDGVYRLRPQGADGQRFELPGLWLDEREMLALLTMQRLVGELQPGFLSRQLKPLADRLQALIGGAGHPAGEIARRVKVLPMGARRAALEHFERVAGTLLERRRVKLRYRSRGRGEDTEREVSPQRLVHYRDNWYLDAWCHLRGDLRSFSVDAIQAATVLSTKADDVPEATLDEVLGSGYGIFSGKATKVAKLRFSAERARWVACEVWHPQQKGAYLADGRYELELPYASELELVMDVMKYGAECEVVGPEELRREVTERVGAVGRVYGRR